TTGAGGGATAACAGCACTGACCCCTATGTGAGAGAATTCTTCAATCCGGTAAAAGAGAAGAGGGTTAAAGGGCAGGAAAGAGAATAACCATATTAAGGAATAAGAGCCATGGCGTCACAGAAGGTAAAATTTACAGTAGGGCTTTTTGTATTTTCAGGGATTGTCATTGCGGTGCTTGCCTTTATCTGGCTGGGCATGTCACGCTTTCTTGAAAAGGGGCAGAAGTATGCCATCTATTTTGATGAAAGCGTACAGGGGCTTGATATAGATGCCCCTGTAAAGTACCGCGGTGTCACCACTGGCAGGGTAGTAGACATAGATGTTGCCCCTGATTCAAAACTTATCCAGGTTATCGCGAAGATGGAAAAGGGGCATAACCTTGAGACAGACATTGTTGCACAGTTGAGTGTTGTGGGCATTACAGGGAGCATGTTTATTGAGCTGGACCTCAAGGCAAAGGATGAGCCTGATAAATCCCCTCCATTAAGCTTTAAACCCGAATACCCTGTGTTTGCGTCAAAAAAATCCAACATAACCGAGATACTTGAAGGGATAGATGACTTTCTTCTTCAGATAAGAGCAATTGACCTTGATGGTATATCTGGCAGGATAAAGGTTACACTCGATAACTTCAATAAGGTGATGGCAGATGCCAACATAAAGGGGCTTTCAGGAAAGCTTGAATCATCCCTTGATGATATCAATGCCATAGTAGAAAGGGAAAGGTGGGACAGGATATTATCAGCAGCAGAAAATGCCATAAGGTCCATTGAGACAATAGCAGGCAAGGCGGACGGAAGCGTTGAAAGGTTTGACAACACCCTTAAAAGCCTTGAAAAGATCTCTACAGGAAATGAAAGGACCATAACAGAGGCTATTAACGATTTCCGGGCTGCAATGACTAAACTTAATACCCTGCTTGACACAGGCAATTCGGTTGTTACAGGTGTGGATGATACAGTCTACCAGCTTGGCCATGACCTAAATGAGATAGCAAGAAACATAGAGCAGGCAACAGAAAACCTGAACCGGATAATAGATATAGTGAGCGATCAACCTTCACAGCTGATTTTCGGGGAGCCACCGGCCAGGAGAGGTTCAGAGGAGTAAAAGATGACCATTAGACACATACTTTTTTATGCAGCAAGCTTAATCATTGTTTCCATTTTACCTGCATGCATGGACCTGAAGCAACCGAGCCTTGATATGCAATACTATACGTTAGAGTATGAGTCCCCTGCATTTACCGGCCGTGAGACGCTTCCCTTTATTATCAGGGTGGAGAACTTCAAAGCAGCCCCGGTTTATAACACGACACAGATTATCTACACGGAGAGGGCATATAACAGGGGCTTTTACCCATACCACAGGTGGATGACAAGCCCTGCTAACATTGTGACCTACATGTTAGGCCGTGATTTAAAAAAGACAGGTATGTTCAAAGGGGTGATTATACCGGGAGAAAGGAACAAGGAGGTTTCACTCCGTCTTGCAGGCATAATCGATGAATTTCACGAGCTTGATAACAGCAGGGACCATTATGGTGTGCTTTCCATTAGCATAACCCTGACACCTGAGCCAGGCACTTCCACTAAGGACATGGCCATCTTTCAGAAGAGCTACAGCTTTAAAGAGAAAATGGATAGGAAAAACCCGGCCGCCCTTGCAGATGCATTGAGCAGGGCGATGCAGAAGATTTCAAATGCAATTGGTACGGATATTTATGAATATATAAACAAGAGTATTTAACCCTCAAGCAAATGCAGAAACTCCCGCCATGATGCTGCCCTGGGAACATCTATAAAAGGGGCATGGATCTCACTGTGTATGGTGCCCTTTATTACAGGCATACTGTTTTCAAGCGTGTAGGTAAACCAGACAGGGCGCATGCCTGCACGTAAAGCCCCGTGTATATCAGGTTCAGGGTCATCCCCTGTGAAGAGGATATGCTCCTTTTTTACATTAAGCCCGTGCGCAAGTTCATTAAAGACATGGGTGTGAGGCTTTCTGTACCCCGCTTCACCGGATATTATAATGGCATCAAAGAATGGTTCAAGTTTTGTCCTTCGCAAAATCTCCCTTGCTGCGGGCGCATGGGTGAAATTGGATAAGAGGCCAAGAGAATACTCCTTTTTAAGGAGGGAGAGGGTTTCAAAGGTATCAGGTATCAGGCTCACCCTGTCGTAAAAGGCCATGAAATATTCATCTACCGCAACGGATATCCTCTCATCAGCAGGCCCTATCTCCATGCCATAGCTGTTAAATACATGGCTTACCCAGATGCTGTTATGGGTTTCTATCCCATCATTCCTTGATTTTGCCACATATAATGAGGCAGCATCCCTGTAATCTTGTTTATATGTTTCCTCATCAATAGAAAATCCGCTGTTTATAAGGCTCTTAATCATCCTCTCCATTGCGCGAACAAGGGTGTCCGGTTCAATAACAATAAGGGTGTTAAAGAGATCAAATCCTATGGCCTTTATATTTCCCATGACTCATTAGTAGCTGATGGGTTGAATCAAAGTCAAGCGCTAATAATGGGGATCTTTTTATCTCCGGCAACATAGAATTCCTGGAATCCAGACTATTTATAG
The nucleotide sequence above comes from Desulfatiglans sp.. Encoded proteins:
- a CDS encoding MCE family protein, which encodes MASQKVKFTVGLFVFSGIVIAVLAFIWLGMSRFLEKGQKYAIYFDESVQGLDIDAPVKYRGVTTGRVVDIDVAPDSKLIQVIAKMEKGHNLETDIVAQLSVVGITGSMFIELDLKAKDEPDKSPPLSFKPEYPVFASKKSNITEILEGIDDFLLQIRAIDLDGISGRIKVTLDNFNKVMADANIKGLSGKLESSLDDINAIVERERWDRILSAAENAIRSIETIAGKADGSVERFDNTLKSLEKISTGNERTITEAINDFRAAMTKLNTLLDTGNSVVTGVDDTVYQLGHDLNEIARNIEQATENLNRIIDIVSDQPSQLIFGEPPARRGSEE
- a CDS encoding HAD family hydrolase; this translates as MGNIKAIGFDLFNTLIVIEPDTLVRAMERMIKSLINSGFSIDEETYKQDYRDAASLYVAKSRNDGIETHNSIWVSHVFNSYGMEIGPADERISVAVDEYFMAFYDRVSLIPDTFETLSLLKKEYSLGLLSNFTHAPAAREILRRTKLEPFFDAIIISGEAGYRKPHTHVFNELAHGLNVKKEHILFTGDDPEPDIHGALRAGMRPVWFTYTLENSMPVIKGTIHSEIHAPFIDVPRAASWREFLHLLEG